A stretch of DNA from Rhizoctonia solani chromosome 9, complete sequence:
TAATTATATATGGCCCAGACAATTATTCCAGTATTGCGCGCAAGTGCATCATCTTGTAACATGTAATATCGAATACAACCAGACGCATGTCGAATTCCATCCAGCGCAGAACACCAACTTGACACCCCTTCAGCTCGCAAAGCCACGCTCTGTTCAGCCGCCACATTTGACCATGACCAAAACTCAATGCAAAACCTCTCTTGCACTAGTCAAAAAGTTCATACACACATTAGAATGTATTGCGGTAGACAACCGGCACTCTCCAGCCTGATATGCACAAATATTGAGGCGGATCATGAGCAAAACAACGGACACAAATGTGGGAAGTCAATAGCCCTGGCTGACTAATTCATTCTTTTGTTGGATGCACCAGCATTTATGTATATTGTGATGAATTTGAAACTACTTCAAGGATCTAttggtctccaagcaatcaATTGGGGTTGTGCAAAATTAAAAACTCTGTAGTACTAGCTCTGCTGATGCCATGAAGTACCTTAAAGTCTTCAGTGTCATCAAAGCAAAGACAACAGTAGATGTCAACAGGGAAAGCAGTTCTCATAATGGCAGTTCCCATATCTTTGATGTTCAAGCCCATCATCATATACTAGTACTTAGGCCATGTATATTTAGATTTTATATCAGTATTAATACATCATTACCAGCTCCCTATCAAAAAGCCAAGCTCCCTCCAAAGATGCGTATCATAGAATACTTCCCCCAATTGTGGGGATCATCTTGTCTGTGATGATTTCACTGTTTTGGCCTCTTACTAAGCTCacatacacttgcgcccaaaaagattgagccacgtgagctcaaatcaatgatgcTCACACGTCACCcgcacaattgagaatttgtttacaatgtaatagtaaattatgtagatacagtagtatagaacatatgtacaaagttttagattgaaactaagtctccttgtggagatacgcgtgagcaaaatttttgggctggctcattctttttgagcattttcaaattgcacctgcaactgcatgcatgcacccaaaatgacatgcaaaactgaataatttggatacaaattttagtatttggtgtttccacctttagctaaatacacagcttgtacttgacgcagtaatgaatcatacaaattgccaatatattttggggaaatttgtttccatttgtccctcactattttccataattcttccTTATTTGAAGCGGGAGGTTGGTGAGTACGCACGCGctccttcagatgccaccagaCGTTCTTGATTATATTCAAATCCAGGCTTTTTGATGGCCATGGGAGGACGCTTACGCCCCAACTGGCAAGCCAATGttgtgtcagcctggctgtatgctttggaTCTTGGTTGTGCTGGAATGTAATGTCAAACGGGGTGATTTTATAGTTGGCAagggttccaaagaaggcgtccccaaggatttcaatgtatcctGGGGCGTTCAGCTTGCGTTGTATAAGGTACAATTGCCCAACTCCCTCTTGGgtaatgcacccccaaatgaagatacccctgccaccatgagatattgtctttttggtgtattGGGGATTATACGGGGACTCACTAGGCCgcctccagtaatattggcCGCTGTTGgccccaaataacttgatttggactttgtccaagaagacaatgttgtcccagcgtgattgtggccagaataatTGACTGTGGGCCCACACGCAACGGGcttttctatgccaataAGTGAGCAGGGGTACTTGGCGGCGTTTGTATGGCCAtaaacccagctcttggAGGTAGCAGCGGAGGGTAGAGGACCCAACGgcagggaagtactgccgtctaatatttgctgctgttggtactCTACTCCAAGCTAGGGCCAAAGTGGCAAATCTGACGTTGCTGGGGGTTAATTTTTGTGGGcgcccaggaatgggattgtGTCAATCAAGTGGGCGGTCAgtaagtccatacttggcccagatacaaccaacagttgcgtgagagaccttggtctgaggttgcaaaagctgaacaatagcccaatctgagtattCAAGCTTTTTCAGTgcaattatctgagccttAGTCTTGGGACTAGTGTATCAAGCCATTTGCGCACTTTTGGCAGGTATTTGagcgtaaaaaggggtggtaaatggcacttgatgagggaggaccaagtagcttatataaagtgatcaaaaagaatgagccagcccaaaaattttgctcacgtgtatctccacaaggagacttagttttgatctaaaactttgtacatatgttctatactactgtatctacataatttactattacattgtaaacaaattctcaattgtgcgggtgacgcgtgagcgtcactgatttgagctcacatggctcaatctttttgggcgcaagtgtatgtGCAATGCGGTTTATCATGGACCAGACGCATGGCGCTCAATCTGATGGTAAAGGCCACGTCACCCCCATAAACTTGTTTGGTACACCTTTTACCATTTCTTTTCACATCAGAACCCTTCAGCATCAATGCATGTTTTGTCTGAGTCTTTAATGATGGATGGTGATGGCCTGCGCTCTGATGATTTCCATAGTTGGGCTGACTTTATATCACTTGATTGTTCAGGGATTAGCTTTTCTCAAATATCCGCTCAAGGGCAACCTTTGTTGGAGATTTTAAGATCAAAAACAAATCTCCCAGCTGTGCATATAGAGCCTACTCCCTTTGATGAAAATAATCAGGGCCAAGATATCAATATGTTAGAAGATTGTGAACCTCATGTTCCTGGAGCATGGATACACCCCTCACAAGCTGTAGTAGTGGTGCCAGAACCGCTCATTGGAGTTGGTGATGAGGGAAGTGTAGAGACTAACGTTAACCTTTGGCGCTGTCTTGGAGACGCAATTCGACATGGCGATTCAATGCCTACGGATAAATCAACTTACAACTCAAAAGGACCAGCCAAACAACGTGCGCTGATAGTATGCTTTTGTCTACTCACGCATGCATTATTGAGTACTGAGTACTCAGTGTTAGGTTGGAGGGCAATATGAGACTGATACAAGAAATATACCCCTTCCCGGGACCCCAAAGGATATATTGAACATATATTGCATGTTATGTGTGTTGTTTCTTACCTAATATCAAGCTTAATCATGTGGTTAATGATGGCTAACGGCTCGCCCAGTGAAGCATGGATATAAGAAAGAAAATATCCGAATTTTACTAGCAAGGGCAGTGAATGCCAACCAATACAAATGTCAACCAACCAAAAAGAACATTGTGAGTGTGAATCTGGTTGACTATATGCGGTACCAACTGTAAAGTTTGAAACTTTCAAAGGTCAAGAGCTTGGAATGGTTGGTTCGTGGTACTCGGAGGGGGGATTATCGTTACTTTCACTGTGAGTAGACTCCTAATAGCACTTAGATGTATCGCTGGTTAAATTTCCTTTTTTTGAAAGTCAGTGGGCATGGTGAGATTTTTGAAGATCCTTCTGGAAAATTGGCAAGAAAAATCCCAGAGGGTGGGGTTGACCCAAAAGAGGACGATTCAGAGCTTTATGGAGATCAAACCGATAAACTACGGGTCACCTCACAAACGATTGATGTCTCTGAGCTAAAGCGTTACAGTGAAGgtttttctcttattacttATGAGTATCGCTTCATTACTAACCAATGACTTGAGCACTTTCGGCCTACTGTCATGATAAGCCGCCACATGCCACTCGTGAATTTGACGTCGTAGACTGGCAAAACAGCTACCGAATACGCGACGAGGTGCGCTCTCAAGCTACACCGTCGTTATGCCGGACTGTGAATGATAGCTTATCCGGTTTAAACCCGCAGGAGCTGAATCAGGTTTTTTCCTCCCTACCTGAGGGATCTACATTAACGGTATGTTCAGTATTAATTTTTACTACTGAAACTAACCCCAATCCTTTAGTGTACAATCGATGTAAGGACCAATGTTCCACAATAGAGCTGCTTCAATACTGAGATATCCTAACTTAGTGCTGCCATAGTGGAAGGATAGCAAGTAAGTCCCTCATCATGTCTAGCTACCCAAAACTGACAGCTCACCATAAACAATCTTGTTTTCTGGTAGACAATAACTTCAAATTGCTGGGCGCTGGATTTCGTGGCTCTATGGTATGCGACGAAAACACAGGGCTGGAGCAACCTGTATCACAAATCCCCCCATTACAAGACGTACATTCTCGGGTTGGTGCAGAGCCCGAGATCAACGGGGGTGTGATCTTGAGAAATGGCCCAATCAGTGAGCGCTATGAGGCTAAGATTTGTTTACCTTTACAATCATCACTCCATGGATCTATGGGACTCAGTGAAGTTCGGCGCATGAATGATATGGATACTATAGAGTCATGCGAGTTTCCTCGAGGACTGACCGGCTTCGCCACAAGTGTATATCGATACTTTTGCCCTCCAACCTTGGTTCCTGAATCCGACAAACAAGGGGACAACATTATGACTTCCGGCAAAGTCAAAATGGAAGAGAAACTACCACCAGATGAAGTACAAAAGGATAATATAAAGGCTAACATGGTATGTCATTTATTACCATTGAACTTATTGAAGAGTAACTATCGCGGCAGCTAacgtgggggggggggggttgtCATCAACGTCAAGTAGCATTAGAAGGAGACAAGGGGGGTTATTTTACGTCTGTAAGTTGAAGTACAAGCGCTATAGTCCTGAAGCGAGTAAGTTCAAGTACAATACGTTTGTTGAACTATGCCACTTTAGGCGTTCGTCAAGGGGGTGGAAGAGGTTAGCGGAAGGACATCTACCGTGGGCGAGCTCTTTGATATTGTTAAGTAAGTTTTCTGAAATCAGGCCTACTTTTTTTCTAGTGCCTCGATTAATATTCTTGATCAAGCGCAAAAGTTGTAGAAATGATGAGGAGAAATACGAACCAAAACAAGGTTCCTCTGAGCAGCCAGACAAGTGCAACAGATAAAATTTCATCAATAACAAAAGGGATAAACCTTCAGTACATACAATTATGGACGTCCCTTGGGAGAGGCAGTGATTTAGCTGTGGGTAGTGTTCAGTCGTGAGAGTTTGAAGTTTGACTCGCTAACTTATCGGCCTTTTTTAGCAGAGTTCCAAGCTGAATGAGCGGTTCATTATTTAGATACCAATACAAATATCACTTTTTGTGGGCACTAGACAACGCCTTTTCTCCTCCGGGGCCCCTGATCACTGGGGAATAAGGATGAATACTCGTTTTGGAGAATTTAATATTGGTGAAAATGAAGGTGCAAATAATAAACCCAGAACCCAATGAAAATTAAATGATGCAACACCATTTACATCGTTTTCAGTTGCAAGGCCAGCAACTCACAAAGTGTCATCAGTTTACTGGATTCTGGCCGCCGTGATGGGTCCGCTTCCCAACAGTCTTGAATCATGCTCCACA
This window harbors:
- a CDS encoding ICE-like protease (caspase) p20 domain protein, which codes for MLEDCEPHVPGAWIHPSQAVVVVPEPLIGVGDEGSVETNVNLWRCLGDAIRHGDSMPTDKSTYNSKGPAKQLKHGYKKENIRILLARAVNANQYKCQPTKKNIVKSLEWLVRGTRRGDYRYFHFSGHGEIFEDPSGKLARKIPEGGVDPKEDDSELYGDQTDKLRVTSQTIDVSELKRYSEALSAYCHDKPPHATREFDVVDWQNSYRIRDEELNQVFSSLPEGSTLTCTIDCCHSGRIANNNFKLLGAGFRGSMVCDENTGLEQPVSQIPPLQDVHSRVGAEPEINGGVILRNGPISERYEAKICLPLQSSLHGSMGLSEVRRMNDMDTIESCEFPRGLTGFATSVYRYFCPPTLVPESDKQGDNIMTSGKVKMEEKLPPDEVQKDNIKANMAFVKGVEEVSGRTSTVGELFDIVK